Proteins from a genomic interval of Geotrypetes seraphini chromosome 7, aGeoSer1.1, whole genome shotgun sequence:
- the IL22 gene encoding interleukin-22 has protein sequence MGVPLSWILVSCCLPFLQVNPVPLKKDRATAGRHSSCSLRKGYFHHPYMRKRINELAEKAKSSDKDTVNRLIGSQLFLHVKAKNRCYLMKKVLNFTLEEVFLPEFKSQHPSESKSQYLHIRDVTLFLREIQKELEACKHTEQKQEIENNFEKLRNKTGELGESWKNKAVGELDLLFQHLESSCSQEGLLQTKPAESTRKASQGRAEHMTSLPQAGTNTPVTKSQ, from the exons ATGGGCGTCCCGCTATCATGGATCTTGGTCTCCTGCTGTCTCCCTTTCCTCCAAGTCAATCCAGTACCTCTAAAGAAAGACCGTGCTACCGCAGGCCGCCACTCATCGTGCAGCCTCAGAAAAGGCTACTTTCACCATCCCTACATGAGGAAGCGCATCAATGAACTCGCTGAGAAG GCGAAGAGCTCTGACAAGGACACAGTGAACAGGTTGATCGGAAGCCAGCTGTTCCTGCATGTGAAG GCTAAGAATCGCTGCTACCTAATGAAGAAAGTTCTGAATTTTACACTGGAAGAGGTGTTTCTGCCTGAATTCAAGAGCCAGCATCCGTCTGAATCCAAGAGCCAGTATCTGCACATCCGGGATGTCACCCTCTTCCTGAGAGAAATACAGAAAGAGCTGGAAGCTTGC AAACATACGGAGCAAAAGCAAGAAATCGAGAACAACTTTGAGAAGCTGAGAAACAAAACGGGAGAG CTGGGAGAAAGCTGGAAGAACAAAGCTGTCGGCGAACTGGATCTGCTCTTTCAGCACCTGGAGAGCTCCTGCTCCCAGGAAGGTCTCCTGCAAACTAAGCCAGCAGAGTCAACCAGGAAAGCGTCACAGGGCCGAGCAGAACACATGACCTCGCTACCTCAGGCTGGAACGAATACACCAGTGACAAAAAGCCAGTAA